The following are encoded together in the Mastacembelus armatus chromosome 6, fMasArm1.2, whole genome shotgun sequence genome:
- the LOC113133139 gene encoding G1/S-specific cyclin-D1-like: MEPQLLCCEGNRPAVRRAYRDPNLLTERVLLALLRAEDKYLPAPNYFKCVQREIVPNMRRIVATWILEVCEEQKCEEEVFSLAMNYMDRFLSVEPTKKYHLQLLGAACMFLASKLKETIPLTAEKLCIYTDNSITPTQLLQMELLVLNKLKWDLASLTPLDFIDHFISLLPVKRENMPILRKHAQTFVALCATDVKFIASPPSMIAAGSVVAAVRGLQMRMVGNIMMSQKLTEQLAQTIRSDPDCLRACQEQIESLLETSLRQAQQHSVSMETKNTGEGQDLSATPTDVWDINI, translated from the exons ATGGAACctcagctgctgtgctgtgaggGAAACAGGCCTGCCGTCCGGAGGGCCTACAGGGACCCCAACCTGTTGACTGAACGGGTCCTGCTTGCGCTCTTGCGTGCAGAAGACAAGTACCTCCCCGCTCCGAATTACTTCAAATGCGTCCAGAGAGAAATAGTTCCGAACATGAGGAGAATAGTAGCTACCTGGATCTTGGAG gtgtgtgaggaGCAGAAGTGCGAGGAGGAAGTTTTTTCTCTGGCTATGAACTACATGGACCGATTCTTGTCAGTGGAGCCTACCAAGAAGTACCACCTGCAGTTACTGGGAGCTGCCTGTATGTTCCTGGCATCTAAGCTGAAGGAGACAATCCCACTCACTGCTGAGAAACTCTGCATCTACACAGACAACTCTATCACGCCTACTCAGCTTCTG CAAATGGAGCTGCTGGTTTTGAACAAGTTGAAGTGGGATCTCGCTTCATTAACCCCCCTTGACTTCATCGACCACTTCATATCTCTGCTGCCTGTCAAGAGAGAGAACATGCCCATCCTCAGGAAGCACGCTCAGACTTTTGTAGCACTGTGTGCCACAG ATGTGAAATTCATAGCCAGCCCTCCATCCATGATAGCAGCAGGCAGTGTGGTGGCAGCTGTGCGGGGCTTGCAGATGAGAATGGTGGGCAACATCATGATGTCACAGAAACTGACAGAGCAGCTGGCACAGACAATCAGGAGTGACCCG GACTGTCTCAGGGCATGCCAGGAACAAATTGAGTCACTGCTGGAAACCAGTCTCAGACAGGCACAGCAACACTCAGTTAGCATGGAAACTAAGAACACTGGGGAGGGGCAGGACCTCTCTGCCACGCCTACAGATGTTTGGGACATAAACATCTGA